A single Venturia canescens isolate UGA chromosome 1, ASM1945775v1, whole genome shotgun sequence DNA region contains:
- the LOC122419191 gene encoding pancreatic triacylglycerol lipase-like, whose protein sequence is MYVFRIGFFVFLQLLAFSECNDHVEVYKAVLGEDFEADTLDGSDVPWSDEVFELFSDTGNASFPAESTNCSDMNSVISRGLKWMFANKVDLKKAVKLRVYLSTRKQTNRFEAFANDKFNLEKSDFNIERRTVVIVHGFLNSASESWIKKLEEAFLLWGDVNVLVVDWSAVGKTINYYKAAIMTRVVGFEIARFLHRVVNVTVESNPQPKWGKLHLVGHSLGSHISGVAAYDFKKMQSLWQVWRITGLDPALPCFEQVTDVYRLDPTDAKLVDVLHTSATEKWTVGFGNVEPLGHVDFYPNGGKRQPGCHRVQGSIFDFVYVPVGPIKRGTCSHSRAQEYFTESLVNAAKGGCTFWAKKWDRTYNGAMNVITQSCDKSNCIEMGIQTENYSSASGTYFVTTAKRSPYCVTNKQSIEENKYQLELDFLNDGQQQ, encoded by the exons atgtaCGTGTTTCGCAtaggatttttcgtttttctccaaTTACTCGCTTTTTCCGAGTGTAACGATCATGTCGAGGTGTACAAGGCGGTTCTTGGCGAAGATTTCGAGGCGGATACTCTCGACGGGTCAGACGTCCCTTGGTCGGACGAAgttttcgaattgttcagCGACACCGGTAACGCTTCTTTCCCGGCCGAGTCCACCAATTGCTCTGACATGAATTCGGTAATATCACGTGGCTTGAAATGGATGTTCGCGAATAAagtagatttgaaaaaagctGTCAAGCTTCGCGTCTATTTGTCGACGAGGAAACAAACCAATCGCTTCGAAGCATTCGCAAACGATAAGTTTAATCTCGAGAAGAGCGATTTCAACATCGAACGAAGGACCGTCGTCATCGTCCATGGTTTCTTGAACAGCGCATCCGAGTCGTGGATCAAGAAATTGGAAGAGGCCTTTTTACTTTGG GGCGATGTCAACGTTCTCGTGGTCGACTGGTCGGCGGTAGGAAAAACCATCAACTACTACAAAGCAGCAATCATGACGAGAGTCGTCGGCTTCGAAATCGCGAG ATTCCTCCATCGAGTGGTCAATGTGACCGTCGAATCGAACCCGCAACCGAAATGGGGAAAGCTTCATCTAGTCGGGCACAGTCTTGGATCCCACATCAGTGGTGTCGCAGCTTACGACTtcaaaaaaatgcagagcttATGGCAAGTGTGGAGAATTACTGGTTTGGACCCAGCTCTGCCGTGTTTCGAACAGGTCACCGATGTCTACCGTCTCGATCCGACTGATGCAAAGTTGGTTGATGTTCTCCACACTAGCGCGACTGAAAAGTGGACTGTGGGATTCGGAAACGTTGAACCTTTAG GTCACGTTGATTTCTATCCAAACGGTGGAAAAAGACAACCAGGCTGCCACCGAGTGCAGGGTTCCATTTTCGACTTCGTATATGTGCCAGTTGGAC CTATAAAGCGAGGCACGTGCAGTCATTCTCGTGCCCAAGAATACTTCACCGAGTCATTGGTCAACGCGGCCAAAGGTGGTTGCACTTTCTGGGCGAAAAAATGGGACCGCACTTACAACGGAGCTATGAACGTCATAACGCAATCCTGTGATAAGTCCAATTGCATAGAAATGGGTATCCAAACTGAAAATTATTCTTCCGCTTCGGGCACATATTTCGTCACTACTGCCAAGAGATCACCGTACTGTG TTACGAACAAGCAAAGTATCGAAGAAAACAAATACCAGTTGGAGCTCGACTTCCTGAACGATGGCCAGCAGCAGTAA
- the LOC122409938 gene encoding phospholipase A1 1-like produces the protein MKMKFVKHFVFLMNIFVIVKGENHVNESLSEFVPSNSSDYAIAWANGSVIRLNSSLLDHRVGFTPIDCFGLGSTVAETLQWLFAVQGDPAKANDVRFYYSSRKQRQRVRLITGEQFGLEWTDFNVERRTVFIVHGFLSSASQAWVKRMEEAFLLWDDVNVVAVDWSARGNSYNYVKAVVNTRTVGNEIARLLHQIVNTTIAATGPSARKLGPLHMVGHSLGAHICGFAANAFQRRQSVWKVSRITGLDPANRCFSNVRASLRLNTEDAAFVDIIHTNGRSDELFSFGSPQSIGHVDFYPNGGKRQPGCSLHKGLLPEIVTAPQTGICSHGYSYAYFTDSLISASSKNCTFWAHRWDRSYRRALQLISEVCNPNNCTEMGINAEKYSQRGTFFVATSRAPPFCVTDAESREEVRQQLQIDYASEILD, from the exons atgaaaatgaaattcgttaagcattttgtgtttttaatgaatatttttgtaatCGTTAAAGGTGAAAATCATGTGAACGAAAGTTTGTCGGAATTCGTCCCGAGCAACAGCAGTGATTACGCAATAGCTTGGGCGAACGGTTCGGTCATAAGATTGAACTCGAGTTTGCTTGATCATCGAGTCGGATTTACTCCAATCGATTGTTTTGGACTCGGATCAACGGTCGCTGAAACATTGCAATGGTTGTTCGCCGTCCAAGGAGATCCCGCAAAGGCGAACGACGTCCGGTTCTATTATTCATCGAGAAAACAGCGGCAACGAGTGCGTTTGATTACGGGTGAACAATTCGGTCTCGAATGGACGGACTTCAACGTTGAACGAAGAACCGTGTTTATAGTTCACGGCTTCTTATCGAGCGCGAGTCAGGCTTGGGTCAAGCGCATGGAGGAGGCGTTTCTTCTGTGG GACGATGTTAATGTAGTAGCGGTCGATTGGTCTGCGAGAGGAAATAGCTACAATTATGTCAAAGCAGTCGTCAACACACGTACGGTCGGCAACGAGATCGCGAG ATTACTCCACCAGATCGTCAATACGACGATAGCTGCGACTGGGCCGTCCGCTCGGAAATTGGGTCCGCTCCATATGGTTGGGCACAGTTTAGGGGCCCATATTTGTGGTTTTGCAGCTAACGCCTTTCAGAGAAGACAAAGTGTGTGGAAAGTCAGCAGAATTACGGGACTGGATCCAGCGAATCGATGCTTCAGTAACGTCAGAGCGTCGTTGCGACTGAATACGGAGGATGCTGCATTCGTTGATATTATTCATACGAATGGCCGGTCGGacgaattattttcttttggaTCCCCTCAATCCATAG GCCACGTGGATTTTTATCCAAACGGTGGAAAAAGACAACCTGGTTGCTCGTTACACAAAGGCCTATTGCCCGAAATTGTAACGGCTCCGCAGACAG GCATATGCAGCCACGGATATTCCTACGCCTATTTCACGGATTCATTGATCTCTGCGAGCTCGAAAAACTGCACATTTTGGGCCCATCGGTGGGACCGATCCTATCGACGTGCGTTGCAGCTAATATCAGAAGTTTGTAACCCGAATAACTGCACAGAAATGGGCATAAATGCTGAAAAGTATTCTCAGCGTGGTACTTTTTTCGTTGCGACGTCACGAGCCCCACCGTTCTGTG TCACTGACGCCGAAAGCAGAGAAGAAGTACGACAGCAATTGCAGATTGATTATGCCAGTGAAATACTCGATTGA
- the LOC122419022 gene encoding phospholipase A1-like, producing the protein MRSLGFIVVALLCSLLLVESFKISSVYRSLVGGRSDTPRTEITSDPDEDGMTSEHVDCSEVKSMLGRAVKWILDTSKKVPRVRFFLSSRIQPTPVEVYEGQEFRLDPTDFRSDRRTVLITHGFKSSGFKGWVQRMRSALLSWADVNVIVVDWSGGSKSYNYLHAAINTKEIGNTIARFLRDVVNVTKSAVQFRQPTWGPLHLVGHSLGAHISGIAAREFREMGSDWRVSRITGLDPAELCFHDVALEFRLDNTDADFVDVIHTSSKTKSTFGFGMPDPIGHVDFYANGGNVQPGCTHRNGSLWKYVPNKKTPIEIGKCSHQRSYHYFTESVVSAKAGNCTFWAKRWDPRDADTSQVSWETCNANDCTEMGIRSEMHDERGTFYATTSATAPFCIPPFHIK; encoded by the exons ATGAGGAGTCTTGGATTCATTGTTGTGGCCTTGCTTTGCTCCCTCCTGCTTGTCGAGAGCTTCAAAATATCTTCGGTTTACCGGTCTCTCGTCGGTGGCCGATCTGATACACCACGTACAGAGATAACGTCCGATCCCGACGAAGACGGAATGACCTCTGAACACGTTGATTGCTCCGAAGTTAAATCGATGCTGGGACGTGCCGTCAAGTGGATTCTCGACACGTCGAAGAAAGTACCACGTGTTCGGTTCTTCCTTTCATCGAGAATTCAACCAACTCCCGTCGAAGTTTACGAGGGCCAGGAATTCCGATTGGATCCAACCGATTTTCGAAGCGATCGGAGGACAGTGCTCATTACACATGGATTCAAGTCGAGTGGGTTCAAGGGCTGGGTACAACGAATGAGAAGCGCACTTCTTTCGTGG GCCGATGTTAACGTCATAGTGGTCGATTGGTCGGGAGGATCGAAAAGTTACAACTATCTTCATGCTGCAATCAACACTAAAGAGATCGGTAATACAATTGCGAG ATTTCTTCGTGACGTGGTAAACGTGACAAAATCAGCGGTGCAGTTTCGTCAGCCCACTTGGGGCCCGCTTCATCTAGTGGGTCACAGTCTCGGAGCTCATATCAGTGGAATAGCAGCTCGCGAATTTAGAGAAATGGGAAGTGATTGGCGAGTCAGTAGAATCACCGGTCTGGACCCAGCGGAGTTGTGCTTCCATGACGTTGCGTTGGAATTCCGATTGGATAACACCGATGCAGATTTCGTTGACGTCATTCACACCAGCTCCAAAACGAAGTCTACATTCGGATTCGGAATGCCTGATCCCATAG GGCATGTCGATTTTTATGCGAACGGTGGAAACGTTCAGCCTGGTTGCACTCATCGAAATGGATCACTTTGGAAATATGtaccaaataaaaaaactc CAATCGAAATTGGTAAATGCAGTCACCAGCGTTCGTACCATTACTTCACTGAATCGGTTGTCTCGGCGAAAGCAGGAAATTGTACATTTTGGGCAAAACGGTGGGATCCGAGGGACGCGGACACATCTCAAGTTTCGTGGGAAACATGCAACGCTAACGATTGTACGGAAATGGGAATACGATCGGAAATGCACGATGAGAGAGGCACGTTTTATGCGACAACTTCGGCGACAGCACCTTTTTGCATTCCACCGTTccatataaaataa